The following are encoded in a window of Dryobates pubescens isolate bDryPub1 chromosome 34, bDryPub1.pri, whole genome shotgun sequence genomic DNA:
- the NFRKB gene encoding nuclear factor related to kappa-B-binding protein isoform X2, with translation MDSLDHMLTDPLLGPCGEGNGTRIMEDCMLGTTRVSLPEDLLEDPEIFFEVVSLSTWQEVLTDAQQDHLKKFLPHFPENNREHQNKLILALFSGENFRFGNPLHIAQKLFRDGHFNPEVVKYRQLCFKSQYKRYLSSQQQYFYRLLKQILASRNHLLDLARKGGPDMTLRRRHFPPVYDTEERDRRTHRRYLKILREVKEECGDTTLSSDEEDLSSWPPGSPSRCPSPPVPLRVIPTLSTTDMKTADRIELGESDLKMMLRKHHEKRKRQPDHPDLVTTDVTLEDIMTRVNAGRKGSLAALFDLATVKKKVKEKEDKKKKKLKMIKSEVEDLADSLGNADGIPPLSQDPSPLPLSSVKEEPLEEMKPCLGINEISSSFFSLLLEILFLEGPATLSVLEDKVLDWQSSPASALNTWFSFAPNWSELVLPALQYLTGDSRDVPSSFSPFVEFKEKTQQWKLLGSCQDHEKELAALFQLWLETKDQTFFKENEDSSDATPIPRVTDYVVRPSTGEEKRVFQEQERYRYSQPHKAFTFRMHGFESVVGPVKGVFDKETSLNKAREHSLLRSDRPAYVTILSLVRDAAARLPNGEGTRAEICELLKDSQFLAPDVTSAQVNTVVSGALDRLHYEKDPCVKYDIGRKLWIYLHRDRSEEEFERIHQAQAAAAKAKKALQQKPKPPAKMKSSSKESAVKALPSSTSEPSQLSLSDSSMPPTPVTPVTPTAPSLPATPISPPPVSVVSKSVSSAAAEPAKPSQSVLLVSSPTMPQLGTLLSTAQSPQTQPGQQPAPTRVVSHTTSSGLPQVRVVTAQSSLPAVSQQAPVATQQQQQQQQQPTSVPQIRVPATATQSKVLPQAVMTLPVKAQTSPVQVQRPGSSVPGQTGITVTGLPAAPSPAVKPVTSSPGSSAPSTSSTTVIQNVAGQNIIKQVAITGQLGMKTQPGSSIPLTATNFRIQGKDVLRLPPSSITTDAKGQTVLRITPDMMATLAKSQVTTVKLTQDLFTAAAGSSSSGKGISATLHVTSNPVPPADSPAKTSTATSASSSPAGSTVVKVTPDLKTAEPTSSAFRLMPALGMTVADQKSKAITTVASTEAKPAATIRIVQGLGVVPPKAGQTITVATHAKQVPSSSAVSVPGTGHTSAVSLPTVSATVSKAVAVASGAAGTPISIGTGGTAVRQVPVSTTVVSTSQAGKLPARITVPLSVISQPVKGKSVVTAPIIKGNLGANISGLGRNIILTTMPAGTKLIAGNKPVSFLTAQQLQQLQQQGQATQVRIQTVPASHLQQGTVSGSTKAVSTVVVTTAPSPKQTQDQL, from the exons ATGGACTCTCTGGACCATATGCTGACGGACCCCCTGCTGGGACCCTGTGGGGAAGGAAATGGCACAAGGATCATGGAGGACTGCATGCTGGGTACCACCAGGGTTAGCCTGCCTGAGGACCTTCTGGAGGAT ccCGAGATCTTCTTCGAGGTCGTCAGCTTGTCTACCTGGCAGGAGGTGCTGACAGATGCCCAGCAAGACCACCTGAAGAAATTCCTGCCTCACTTTCCTGAAAACAACcgtgagcaccagaacaaactCATCCTGGCCTTGTTCAGCGGCGAAAACTTCCGCTTTGGAAACCCTCTGCACATCGCCCAGAAACTCTTCCGAG ATGGACACTTCAACCCCGAGGTGGTGAAGTACCGGCAGCTGTGCTTTAAGTCGCAGTACAAACGCTACctgagctctcagcagcagtaCTTCTACCGCCTGCTCAAGCAGATCCTCGCTTCCCGCAAC CACTTGCTGGATTTAGCTAGGAAAGGAGGCCCTGATATGaccctgaggagaaggcacTTCCCACCTGTGTATGACACAGAAGAGCGAGACAGGCGGACACATCGGCGCTACCTGAAGATTCTGAGGGAAGTCAAAGAGGAGTGTGGAGATACCACCTTGTCTTCTGATGAAGAAG ATCTAAGCTCCTGGCCTCCTGGTTCTCCATCACGTTGTCCAAGTCCACCGGTTCCCCTGAGAGTGATCCCCACGTTGTCAACCACAGACATGAAAACAGCAG ACAGGATAGAGCTTGGAGAAAGTGATTTGAAGATGATGCTGAGGAAGCACCACGAGAAACGAAAGCGCCAACCT GACCACCCAGATCTAGTGACAACAGATGTGACTCTTGAGGACATTATGACTCGAGTCAATGCTGGCAGGAAAGGTTCTTTAGCAG CTCTGTTTGACCTTGCAACTGTCAAGAAAAAggtgaaggaaaaggaagacaagaagaaaaaaaagctgaagaTGATTAAATCCGAGGTGGAAGATTTGGCTGACTCTCTTGGCAATGCAGATGGAATCCCACCACTATCTCAggatccttcccctctccctctgtcATCTGTCAAAGAGGA ACCTCTTGAAGAGATGAAGCCGTGCCTTGGAATAAATGAAATATCTTCcagcttcttttcccttcttttggaGATACTGTTTCTGGAAGGACCTGCTACTCTCTCTGTG cttgAAGATAAAGTTCTAGATTGGCAATCTTCTCCTGCCAGTGCACTAAACACCTGGTTCTCCTTTGCCCCTAACTGGTCTGAACTGGTTTTACCTGCCCTGCAGTACTTGACAGGTGACAGCAGAG atgtcccttccagcttctcaCCTTTTGTTGAGTTCAAGGAGAAAACTCAGCAGTGGAAATTGCTTG GTTCTTGCCAAGATCATGAGAAGGAGTTGGCAGCACTGTTTCAGCTCTGGTTGGAGACCAAAGACCAGACTTTTTTCAAA GAAAATGAAGACAGCTCAGATGCCACACCAATTCCCAGAGT GACTGACTACGTAGTGCGGCCTAgcactggagaggagaagcgtGTGTTTCAGGAGCAG GAACGGTACCGTTACAGCCAGCCCCACAAAGCCTTCACCTTCCGCATGCACGGCTTCGAGTCCGTGGTGGGCCCCGTGAAGGGCGTGTTTGACAAGGAAACCTCGCTCAACAAAGCCCGAGAGCACTCTCTGCTGCGCTCAGACAGACCAGCTTATGTCACCATCCTGTCCCTTG TTCGTGATGCTGCTGCTCGCCTTCCCAATGGAGAAGGAACTCGTGCTGAGATCTGTGAGCTGCTTAAAGACTCCCAGTTCCTAGCTCCTGATGTCACAAGTGCTCAG GTGAACACTGTTGTCAGTGGCGCTCTGGATCGGTTGCACTATGAGAAGGATCCCTGCGTGAAGTACGACATCGGGCGCAAGCTGTGGATCTACCTGCACCGGGACAGGAGTGAGGAAGAGTTTG AACGGATTCACCAGGCTCAAGCTGCCGCGGCCAAGGCCAAGAAAGCTCTTCAGCAGAAGCCAAAACCTCCAGCCAAAATG AAGTCCAGTAGCAAGGAGAGTGCTGTCaaagctctccccagcagcacatcagAGCCCAGTCAGCTGAGCCTTAGTGACTCCAGCATGCCACCAACACCTGTGACTCCTGTGACACCAACTGCACCATCATTGCCAGCAACTCCTATCTCGCCCCCACCAGTGTCTGTGGTTAGCAAGAGTGtatccagtgctgcagcagagccagcaaagCCCAGCCAGAG TGTTCTTCTGGTGTCCTCTCCTACCATGCCACAGCTGGGGACATTGCTTTCCACAGCCCAGAGCCCACagacacagccagggcagcagccagctcccaccAGGGTGGTAAGTcacaccacctcctcgggcctGCCACAGGTGCGGGTGGTCACTGCCCAGTCCAGCCTGCCAGCTGTGTCCCAGCAAGCCCCAGTggcaacccagcagcagcagcagcagcagcagcaacctacATCAGTGCCTCAAATCCGTGTCCCAGCTACAGCCACCCAAAGCAAAGTGCTCCCTCAG GCTGTGATGACCCTGCCAGTGAAAGCTCAAACCAGCCCAGTGCAGGTGCAAAGACCAGGAAGCTCTGTGCCAGGCCAGACAGGCATCACTGtgacagggctgcctgcagctcccagtccTGCTGTAAAACCAGTGACCAGCTCTCCAGGCAGTTCTGCTCCAAGCACCTCCTCTACCACTGTCATCCAGAACGTGGCTGGCCAGAACATCATCAAGCag gTGGCTATTACAGGACAGCTTGGCATGAAGacccagcctgggagcagcatcCCACTGACAGCCACCAATTTTCGGATCCAAGGCAAGGACGTGCTGCGCCTGCCGCCCTCCTCCATCACCACCGACGCCAAGGGGCAGACGGTGCTGAGGATCACCCCAGACATGATGGCCACCCTGGCCAAGTCTCAAGTCACTACTGTCAAACTGACCCAGGACCTCtttacagcagctgcaggaagcagtaGTAGTGGGAAAGGCATCTCTGCCACTTTGCACGTGACGTCCAACCCCGTCCCGCCTGCGGATTCTCCGGCCAAGACCAGCACGGCCacctctgcttcctccagccCGGCTGGCAGCACCGTGGTGAAAGTGACTCCTGACTTAAAGACAGCAGAGCCAACAAGCTCTGCCTTTCGACTGATGCCTGCTCTGGGCATGACGGTGGCAGATCAGAAGAGCAAGGCCATAACTACTGTGGCATCCACCGAGGCCAAGCCAGCTGCCACTATAAGGAtcgtgcaggggctgggggtggtgccACCCAAGGCTGGGCAGACCATTACGGTAGCGACTCATGCCAAGCAAGTGCCCTCTTCCTCAGCAGTGAGCGTGCCTGGCACGGGCCACACCTCAGCTGTCTCCTTACCAACTGTCAGTGCCACGGTGTCCAAGGCAGTGGCTGTGgcctcaggggctgcagggactcCTATCAGCATAGGCACAGGAGGCACCGCTGTGCGGCAGGTGCCCGTGAGCACCACCGTGGTGTCCACGTCCCAGGCC GGGAAACTCCCAGCAAGAATAACAGTGCCTCTGTCAGTGATCAGCCAGCCAGTGAAAGGCAAGAGCGTGGTGACTGCCCCCATCATCAAGGGCAACCTCGGAGCCAA CATCAGTGGCTTAGGGAGAAACATCATCCTGACTACCATGCCAGCAGGGACAAAACTGATTGCTGGGAACAAGCCAGTGAGCTTCCTGACTGCAcagcaactgcagcagctgcagcagcaaggccagGCCACACAG GTGCGAATTCAGACTGTACCAGCCTCCCACCTCCAGCAGGGAACTGTGTCTGGCTCTACCAAAGCAGTTTCCACTGTGGTTGTGACAACAGCTCCATCTCCAAAGCAGACTCAAGATCAGCTATGA